A window of Synechococcus sp. MEDNS5 contains these coding sequences:
- a CDS encoding AMP-binding protein: MFERSQLFDTIDPDRRPVLLLNQNSSEFIVNLLACWISNRPVVPLCLPSKKRVDFIDTIVEQTGSLIYTIDNNHSQVFNLRSRSSSLLSNLAEVTSDTSNISASVLSSYSIPPKPLFPKSTAVIQYSSGSTGSPKGVLITASNISASLELMSDAWNITSSSSFYSWLPLYHDLGFVFGILLPLMYGCRSYIISSADFAKKPSVWLSNLSSLEITHTAGSTSGYAMATRQTYYESLSLKACEFCMIAAEHISSTVVSNFLDIAIPFGLSSKALSAAYGLAESTLAVTADRISDSLLTLAFDQSGLNSGFAHPSSNGRLLVSCGYPLPDTRISIEDQDKVLPPGRIGEVVVEGPTVMHGYLGDSNHSQLLKLYTGDLGFFYNGHLFITGRKKELIIINGKNIYPEDIESAVKSNFKLFANSTSVCFCVDNDDGMDTIVFIAELDRHVSISSPLSLFDQINKLIIDLSGRSCHDILFVQKAQIPKTTSGKLQRLKARDLYLKHQIKVLYSFYDIQTKTHSLPCEAFTAEKLIRWLKDYENENGDPVLRSVRGQFFITLDSVGSSELKNFIKSSTGIMLDDTFIWEYDTVEKLVDFLQLEGI, encoded by the coding sequence GTGTTTGAGCGTTCTCAGCTTTTTGACACTATAGATCCTGATAGACGTCCTGTTCTGCTTTTGAATCAGAATAGTAGTGAATTTATTGTCAATCTTCTTGCTTGCTGGATATCTAATCGTCCTGTTGTTCCACTTTGCCTCCCCTCTAAGAAGAGAGTTGATTTCATTGATACAATTGTAGAGCAAACAGGTTCTTTGATCTATACAATAGATAATAATCATAGCCAAGTCTTCAATTTACGTTCTCGTTCTTCTTCATTATTGTCTAATTTAGCCGAAGTAACCTCTGATACATCTAATATTTCCGCTTCAGTTCTTTCTTCTTATTCAATTCCACCAAAGCCCCTTTTCCCCAAATCCACTGCAGTTATTCAATATTCCTCTGGCTCAACAGGTTCTCCTAAGGGAGTTCTTATTACCGCTTCTAATATATCTGCTTCTCTCGAATTAATGTCTGATGCATGGAATATTACCAGCTCATCATCTTTTTATTCTTGGCTTCCTTTGTATCATGATTTGGGCTTCGTATTTGGCATTCTTTTGCCTTTAATGTATGGATGTCGTTCATATATCATTTCTTCTGCCGATTTCGCGAAAAAACCTTCGGTCTGGTTGTCTAATCTGTCTTCCTTAGAGATCACGCATACCGCAGGTTCCACCAGTGGATATGCAATGGCAACTAGGCAAACATACTACGAGTCTTTGTCTTTAAAAGCTTGCGAATTTTGCATGATTGCTGCCGAACACATTAGTTCTACTGTTGTCTCTAATTTTCTTGATATTGCAATTCCATTTGGCTTGTCTTCGAAAGCATTGAGCGCTGCCTACGGATTAGCTGAATCAACTTTAGCTGTCACCGCTGATCGTATTTCAGATTCCCTTTTAACACTTGCTTTCGACCAATCGGGCTTGAATTCAGGTTTTGCCCATCCATCTTCAAATGGGCGTTTGCTTGTCTCATGTGGTTACCCTCTTCCTGATACGAGGATTTCAATTGAAGATCAAGACAAAGTTCTTCCCCCTGGCCGTATTGGAGAGGTTGTTGTTGAAGGGCCTACGGTTATGCATGGCTATCTAGGTGACTCTAATCACTCTCAACTTTTAAAACTTTATACTGGTGATTTAGGCTTTTTCTATAACGGTCACCTATTCATCACAGGCCGCAAAAAGGAGCTTATTATTATTAATGGCAAGAATATTTATCCAGAGGATATAGAGTCTGCTGTTAAGTCTAACTTTAAACTCTTTGCCAATTCAACCTCAGTCTGTTTCTGCGTCGACAATGATGACGGAATGGATACCATTGTTTTTATTGCCGAACTAGATCGCCATGTAAGCATCTCCAGTCCATTATCTTTATTTGACCAAATTAATAAGTTGATAATAGATCTGTCTGGACGTTCTTGCCATGATATTCTTTTTGTTCAAAAAGCCCAAATTCCAAAAACTACCTCAGGCAAATTGCAACGGCTTAAAGCCCGTGATCTTTACTTAAAGCATCAAATAAAAGTTCTTTATTCGTTTTATGATATTCAGACTAAAACACATTCATTACCGTGTGAAGCTTTTACGGCTGAGAAGCTGATTCGTTGGTTGAAGGATTATGAAAATGAAAACGGTGATCCTGTGCTCCGTTCAGTCCGCGGTCAGTTCTTTATAACCCTTGATTCTGTCGGATCCTCTGAACTAAAGAATTTCATTAAATCATCCACCGGTATCATGCTTGATGATACCTTTATATGGGAATACGATACCGTTGAAAAACTTGTCGACTTTCTCCAACTAGAGGGTATTTAA